The Deltaproteobacteria bacterium genome includes the window AAAATCCATCTCCGAGCAAGTGGAGACCATCGTGGAGACCGTCCGTATCGCTCTGGAACAGACCCCTCCGGAACTGGCGGCGGATATCGTAGATCGGGGGATCGTCCTCACAGGAGGCGGTTCGCTTTTGAAAAACCTTGATATTCTCCTCAGGGAAGAGACCAAGCTTCCCATTACGATCACCGACGATCCTCTTTCGGCTGTGGTTCTCGGGTCCGGCAAGGCCCTCGATAATATCGCCATCCTGAGGGAAGTTGCGATCAAGTAAGATAGAAGCGGATTTTTCATCCGGAATGGGTCCGCCCCCGGTACGATGTCACCCGGGGTTTCGGGCCAAAATCAACCCGGTCAGGTTCAATCGTTGCCAAGTATAAAATCACCCAAGAAGAACTGGATATGGATCCTTTTCGTTGTATTGGCCCTGTTCCTGCTTTCCTCAAATCTGGGGAAAAAACATTCCTGGAACCCGCTTGAGCAGGCTGTCATCGAGATCACCGCCCCCCTGCAGAAGTTCATCACCTGGAACATCCGTTTCATTGAGGGCTTGTGGTTCAAGTACTTCGCCCTGGTCGGCCTTCAGGAGGAAAACGATCGGTTGAAGAGGGAAATCCTGTCCCTCAAGATGGAAAACGATCGATGCCGGGAATTAATCGCCACCAACAGGCGCCTTCAGGAGCTGTTACATTTTTCCCAGACATTCCACTGGCCCGGTATTGCCGCCCAGGTCATCGGAAGAGATCCATCCGGGTGGTTCAGGTCCATTATCATTGACAAGGGAAGAAAGGACGGTCTGAGGGTGAATATGCCGGTCGTAAACGCCGAGGGCGTTGTGGGAAGGCTGGTATCTGTTTCCCCCGATTATGCCAAGGTACTGTTGATAGTCGATCAGAACAGCGCCGTGGACAGCCTCATCCAGCGTTCCAGGGAAAAGGGGATCGTCAAAGGAATTTCAGAGGAGTCCTGCGAGTTGAACTATGTGGTGAAAACAGGAGATGTAAACGTCGGGGACAGGGTGGTGACCTCCGGGATGGGCAGAGTGTTCCCCAAGGGTCTGCCTGTGGGAAGGGTGGTGGAAGTGAACAGCAGGCCGAGTGAACTGTTCCTGGATATCAAGGTCAGGCCTGCGGTTGACTTTGCCAAGCTCGAAGAGGTGCTGATCCTTTTAAAGGAGGATCCCATATTAAGCGAACGCGCGGAATAGCTTCGGGACAGTGTTTTTTGATATGGCTCTTAGGGTTCCTGGTTGTGCTCACTCAGGGTAACGCGGCCAACCGGCTGGGCATCTCGTTTTACGTGGACTTCCCCACAATCCTGGCCGCCTATCTCCTGGTATTCGTGGGTCAGTTGGCTTCAGGGGCCTTCGCCTTCGGAACGGGACTCCTGATTGACTGTTATTCAGGGGGAGTGCTGGGCCTTTTCACGACGCTTCAACTCCTTTCACTCTCGGCTATGCGTGTGGGAACACGTTTCTTCGATACCCATTCCCCAAGCAGTATATTCATCCTTGTAGGCCTTGGAGTGTGGATCAAAGGAGTGCTTTTCATGAGCTTCGTGACAGCCTTTTCCCTCCGGGAGGGTTTTCACCTGGAAATGCTCAAGCCCATTACCTTCTCGGCCTTGTGTTCAGGTCTACTTGCCCCGCTTGTTTTT containing:
- the mreC gene encoding rod shape-determining protein MreC codes for the protein MPSIKSPKKNWIWILFVVLALFLLSSNLGKKHSWNPLEQAVIEITAPLQKFITWNIRFIEGLWFKYFALVGLQEENDRLKREILSLKMENDRCRELIATNRRLQELLHFSQTFHWPGIAAQVIGRDPSGWFRSIIIDKGRKDGLRVNMPVVNAEGVVGRLVSVSPDYAKVLLIVDQNSAVDSLIQRSREKGIVKGISEESCELNYVVKTGDVNVGDRVVTSGMGRVFPKGLPVGRVVEVNSRPSELFLDIKVRPAVDFAKLEEVLILLKEDPILSERAE